The following are encoded together in the Phaseolus vulgaris cultivar G19833 chromosome 9, P. vulgaris v2.0, whole genome shotgun sequence genome:
- the LOC137822510 gene encoding uncharacterized protein encodes MDEPSKYRLITLLNTLKEASKALHTTTNPFSFLSPTDSSAAIDTLLDLEAKALAAFSSDPNLRNLSRLLSSLPILIDKLHKHRGYFPRSLLHRHLTKCKISHLASALQSETQSYIDRVAVRDLVDALQEPPSRHGEEQRQVKALVEFRQRLSQGFDLEFQDLVLRAKVFTLLECVLFEMSNSSSKRVKEEAAMTIAALVKFNKNVFVGLVLMGPTIKALIAMATTCSVRVLSSLINFIRSPLVDEILCSGEIPKIIGFLRSTELGLRVAALECVLELGYIGRREVVEAMVKLGVVEILMDLQREGCSECDCDLAFGNCVSRFAIEVEVGEGLSAEEKREFKSEILRIVKQVSETEAEFATVSAEILWGSSP; translated from the coding sequence ATGGATGAACCTTCCAAATACCGCCTCATAACTCTTCTAAACACTCTCAAAGAAGCTTCTAAAGCCCTTCACACCACCACCAACCCTTTCTCCTTCCTCTCCCCAACCGATTCCAGCGCCGCCATTGACACGCTCCTCGACCTCGAAGCCAAGGCCCTGGCCGCCTTCTCCTCCGACCCTAACCTCCGCAACCTCTCCCGCCTCCTCTCCTCCCTCCCAATCCTAATCGACAAACTCCACAAGCACCGCGGCTACTTCCCGCGATCCCTCCTCCACCGCCACCTCACCAAATGCAAAATCTCCCACCTCGCCAGCGCCCTCCAATCCGAAACCCAATCCTACATCGACCGCGTCGCCGTTCGCGATCTCGTCGACGCGCTGCAGGAGCCGCCGTCGCGCCACGGCGAAGAACAGCGCCAGGTCAAGGCGCTTGTCGAGTTCCGCCAGAGGCTCTCGCAGGGCTTCGATTTGGAGTTCCAGGACCTGGTTCTACGCGCGAAGGTGTTCACGCTCTTGGAGTGCGTGCTGTTCGAGATGTCGAATTCGAGTTCGAAGCGCGTGAAAGAGGAAGCGGCGATGACCATAGCAGCGCTGGTGAAGTTCAACAAGAACGTGTTCGTTGGACTGGTGCTGATGGGCCCCACCATCAAGGCCTTGATAGCGATGGCTACGACGTGCTCCGTTCGCGTTTTGTCCTCGCTGATCAATTTCATTCGAAGCCCCTTGGTGGATGAGATTCTGTGCAGTGGAGAGATCCCTAAAATTATAGGGTTTCTGCGTTCGACGGAATTAGGGCTTCGCGTTGCGGCGTTGGAGTGCGTTCTAGAATTGGGATATATAGGGAGAAGGGAAGTGGTGGAAGCGATGGTGAAATTGGGAGTGGTTGAAATTCTAATGGACTTGCAAAGAGAAGGGTGTAGTGAGTGTGATTGCGATTTGGCGTTTGGGAATTGCGTTTCGAGGTTTGCGATTGAAGTGGAAGTGGGAGAGGGGTTAAGTGCGGAAGAGAAGAGAGAGTTTAAGTCAGAGATACTGAGAATTGTGAAGCAAGTTTCGGAGACTGAGGCAGAGTTTGCCACTGTTAGCGCTGAAATTCTGTGGGGTTCTTCGCCTTAA
- the LOC137821322 gene encoding cysteine--tRNA ligase, chloroplastic/mitochondrial isoform X1: MGTVSLLKCYRPFFSTLFPRSAPSTPHAAIFRTKNPQSFCTGSSPPLTAVKECGESDAEGLTLKKSAPEVWLHNTMSKTKQLFKPKVESKVGMYVCGVTAYDLSHIGHARVYINFDLLYRYFKHLGFEVCYVRNFTDVDDKIIARAKELEEDPISLSRRYCEEFCRDMITLNCLPPSVEPKVSEHMPQIIDMIEKILNNGYAYIVDGDVYFHVEKFPEYGKLSSRDLEDNRAGERVAVDTRKKNPADFALWKSAKPGEPFWESPWGPGRPGWHIECSAMSAVYLGYSFDIHGGGIDLVFPHHENEIAQSCAACKKSDISIWMHNGFVTIDSVKMSKSLGNFFTIRQVIDIYHPLALRYFLMSAHYRSPVNYSNIQLESASDRIFYIYETLYECESFLNQHDQTIRKDSTPPDTLNIIDKFHDVFLTSMSDDLHTPVVLAGMSDPLKSINDLLHTRKGKKQKFRIESLAALEKSIGDVLTVLGLMPASYSEVLQQLKEKALKRANLTEEKVLQKIEERAAARIEKEYAKSDAIRKDLAILGITLMDSPNGTTWRPTIPLPLQELL; the protein is encoded by the exons ATGGGTACTGTCTCTCTTCTTAAGTGCTACAGACCCTTCTTCTCTACGCTTTTTCCTCGCTCCGCTCCATCCACACCCCACGCCGCCATCTTCAGGACGAAGAATCCGCAGTCCTTCTGCACCGGCTCATCTCCGCCGTTGACGGCGGTGAAGGAATGCGGCGAATCCGACGCCGAGGGTCTCACCCTGAAGAAATCCGCGCCGGAGGTGTGGCTGCACAACACCATGAGTAAAACGAAGCAACTCTTCAAACCCAAAGTGGAATCCAAAGTGGGAATGTACGTATGCGGCGTCACCGCCTACGATCTCAGCCATATTGGACATGCACGCGTCTATATCAATTTCGACCTTCTTTACAG ATACTTTAAGCATTTGGGATTTGAAGTCTGTTATGTTCGCAATTTTACTGACGTTGATGACAAG ATAATTGCTAGAGCAAAAGAGTTAGAAGAAGATCCAATCAGTTTGAGCCGGCGCTATTGTGAAGAGTTCTGTCGAGACATGATAACTCTGAATTGTCTGCCTCCTTCTGTGGAACCAAAGGTCTCGGAGCACATGCCCCAAATCATTGATATGATTGAGAAG ATTCTTAATAATGGGTATGCCTACATTGTTGACGGGGATGTATACTTTCATGTAGAAAAATTTCCTGAATATGGGAAACTATCTAGTCGAGATCTAGAAGATAATCGTGCTGGTGAGAGGGTTGCAGTTGATACAAGGAAGAAAAATCCTGCTGATTTTGCTCTGTGGAAG TCTGCAAAGCCAGGGGAGCCATTTTGGGAAAGTCCCTGGGGCCCTGGAAGACCTGGGTGGCATATTGAATGCAGTGCCATGAGTGCAGTTTATCTTGGTTACTCTTTTGACATCCACGGTGGAGGAATTGATCTTGTGTTTCCTCACCATGAGAATGAAATTGCTCAGAGTTGTGCTGCATGTAAGAAAAGTGATATAAGCATATGGATGCACAATGGTTTTGTTACCATTGATTCTGTGAAGATGTCAAAATCTTTGGGAAATTTTTTCACAATACGTCAG GTTATAGACATTTACCATCCACTGGCTTTGAGATATTTTTTGATGAGTGCCCATTATCGATCTCCTGTTAATTACTCAAATATACAACTTGAAAGTGCTTCAGACcgtatcttttatatatatgag ACATTATACGAATGTGAAAGCTTCTTGAATCAGCACGATCAGACAATTAGAAAGGATTCCACCCCACCAGATACATTGAATATTATTGATAAGTTCCATGATGTTTTTCTGACCTCAATGTCGGATGATCTTCACACTCCAGTTGTATTGGCTGGAATGTCTGATCCCTTAAAGTCAATCAATGATTTGCTGCATACGCGTAAG gggaaaaaacaaaaatttcgAATAGAGTCACTTGCAGCTTTGGAGAAGAGCATCGGGGATGTCCTTACTGTTTTAGGACTAATGCCTGCAAGTTACTCTGAG GTTCTGCAGCAGCTTAAGGAAAAAGCTTTAAAGCGTGCAAACTTGACAGAAGAGAAAGTGTTGCAGAAAATTGAAGAACGGGCTGCTGCTAGAATAGAAAAGGAGTATGCTAAATCGGATGCAATTAGGAAGGATTTGGCTATTCTTGGTATTACTCTTATGGACAGTCCAAATGGCACAACTTGGAGGCCTACCATTCCTCTTCCACTTCAAGAGCTGCTCTAG
- the LOC137820949 gene encoding uncharacterized vacuolar membrane protein YML018C isoform X2, giving the protein MDEFSVRINSPLKSNGVQTNFELELGSVIRKDSDLDLSTLSEVKPLVAKYNDNTNVLKVEKELTAKEIAAYGFYIAPIWFITEYLSNAALARTSVASTTVLSSTSGLFTLFIGAFMGQDSLNVAKVVAVLVSMAGVVMTTMGKTWAADESQLSDGNGKHSLVGDLFGILSAMSYGLFTVLLKKFSGEGERVDVQKLFGYIGLFTLVALWWLVWPLMALGIEPKFSIPHSAKLDEVVLANGFIGSVLSDYFWALCVVWTTPLVATLGMSLTIPLAMVADMVIHGRHYSAVYILGSAQVFAGFVIANLSDRLTKKLGL; this is encoded by the exons ATGGATGAGTTTTCTGTCAGGATTAACTCTCCTCTCAAAAGCAATGGAGTGCAGACAAACTTTGAACTAGAACTGGGGAGTGTGATTCGCAAAGATAGTGATTTAGACCTTTCAACACTTTCAGAAGTAAAGCCATTGGTAGCTAAATATAATGACAATACTAATGTGCTAAAGGTGGAGAAAGAACTTACTGCGAAGGAAATTGCTGCTTATGGGTTTTACATTGCACCTATCTGGTTTATAACAGAG TATCTATCAAATGCTGCCCTTGCACGAACAAGTGTTGCAAGTACAACAGTATTATCATCAACTTCAGGACTTTTCACACTTTTCATTGGTGCATTTATGGGTCAAGACTCTTTAAATGTAGCAAAAGTAGTTGCTGTCTTAGTCAGCATGGCTGGGGTTGTTATGACAACAATGGGGAAAACCTGGGCTGCTGATGAATCGCAATTAAGTGATGG CAATGGAAAGCACTCTTTGGTTGGCGATCTTTTTGGAATTCTCTCAGCTATGTCATATGGCCTATTTACAG TTCTTCTCAAGAAATTTTCCGGAGAAGGAGAAAGAGTTGATGTGCAAAAGCTGTTTGGGTATATCGGATTGTTTACCCTAGTAGCACTGTGGTGGCTTG TCTGGCCATTGATGGCCTTAGGAATTGAACCCAAATTCAGCATTCCCCACTCTGCTAAACTGGACGAAGTGGTTCTTGCAAATGGATTTATTGGAAGCGTACTCTCAGACTACTTCTG GGCACTTTGCGTTGTATGGACTACTCCCCTGGTGGCCACTTTGGGGATGTCACTCACCATTCCTCTCGCTATGGTGGCTGACATGGTAATTCATGGTCGACATTACTCAGCTGTATACATTCTTGGCTCAGCTCAG GTATTTGCAGGCTTTGTTATAGCTAATCTTTCAGACCGGTTGACGAAGAAGTTGGGATTGTAG
- the LOC137821322 gene encoding cysteine--tRNA ligase, chloroplastic/mitochondrial isoform X3, with protein MITLNCLPPSVEPKVSEHMPQIIDMIEKILNNGYAYIVDGDVYFHVEKFPEYGKLSSRDLEDNRAGERVAVDTRKKNPADFALWKSAKPGEPFWESPWGPGRPGWHIECSAMSAVYLGYSFDIHGGGIDLVFPHHENEIAQSCAACKKSDISIWMHNGFVTIDSVKMSKSLGNFFTIRQVIDIYHPLALRYFLMSAHYRSPVNYSNIQLESASDRIFYIYETLYECESFLNQHDQTIRKDSTPPDTLNIIDKFHDVFLTSMSDDLHTPVVLAGMSDPLKSINDLLHTRKGKKQKFRIESLAALEKSIGDVLTVLGLMPASYSEVLQQLKEKALKRANLTEEKVLQKIEERAAARIEKEYAKSDAIRKDLAILGITLMDSPNGTTWRPTIPLPLQELL; from the exons ATGATAACTCTGAATTGTCTGCCTCCTTCTGTGGAACCAAAGGTCTCGGAGCACATGCCCCAAATCATTGATATGATTGAGAAG ATTCTTAATAATGGGTATGCCTACATTGTTGACGGGGATGTATACTTTCATGTAGAAAAATTTCCTGAATATGGGAAACTATCTAGTCGAGATCTAGAAGATAATCGTGCTGGTGAGAGGGTTGCAGTTGATACAAGGAAGAAAAATCCTGCTGATTTTGCTCTGTGGAAG TCTGCAAAGCCAGGGGAGCCATTTTGGGAAAGTCCCTGGGGCCCTGGAAGACCTGGGTGGCATATTGAATGCAGTGCCATGAGTGCAGTTTATCTTGGTTACTCTTTTGACATCCACGGTGGAGGAATTGATCTTGTGTTTCCTCACCATGAGAATGAAATTGCTCAGAGTTGTGCTGCATGTAAGAAAAGTGATATAAGCATATGGATGCACAATGGTTTTGTTACCATTGATTCTGTGAAGATGTCAAAATCTTTGGGAAATTTTTTCACAATACGTCAG GTTATAGACATTTACCATCCACTGGCTTTGAGATATTTTTTGATGAGTGCCCATTATCGATCTCCTGTTAATTACTCAAATATACAACTTGAAAGTGCTTCAGACcgtatcttttatatatatgag ACATTATACGAATGTGAAAGCTTCTTGAATCAGCACGATCAGACAATTAGAAAGGATTCCACCCCACCAGATACATTGAATATTATTGATAAGTTCCATGATGTTTTTCTGACCTCAATGTCGGATGATCTTCACACTCCAGTTGTATTGGCTGGAATGTCTGATCCCTTAAAGTCAATCAATGATTTGCTGCATACGCGTAAG gggaaaaaacaaaaatttcgAATAGAGTCACTTGCAGCTTTGGAGAAGAGCATCGGGGATGTCCTTACTGTTTTAGGACTAATGCCTGCAAGTTACTCTGAG GTTCTGCAGCAGCTTAAGGAAAAAGCTTTAAAGCGTGCAAACTTGACAGAAGAGAAAGTGTTGCAGAAAATTGAAGAACGGGCTGCTGCTAGAATAGAAAAGGAGTATGCTAAATCGGATGCAATTAGGAAGGATTTGGCTATTCTTGGTATTACTCTTATGGACAGTCCAAATGGCACAACTTGGAGGCCTACCATTCCTCTTCCACTTCAAGAGCTGCTCTAG
- the LOC137821301 gene encoding ER membrane protein complex subunit 7 homolog, which translates to MASTRSLILFLLIQFCFSLLPFSFAQSPATGSTEGYTIYGRVKIPSVGTKDYILPGKISNVKVILNGGQRVTFLRPDGYFSFHNVPAGTHLIEVAAIGYFFSPVRVDVSARHHGKIQAALTENRRGLSEFVLEPLKDEQYYEVREPFSIMSIVKSPMGLMVGFMLIVVFLMPKLMENMDPEEMRRAQEEMRNQGVPSLASLLPGAARSN; encoded by the exons ATGGCTTCCACCAGATCACTCATTCTTTTTCTATTAATTCAATTTTGCTTCTCACTTCTACCCTTCTCATTCGCCCAATCCCCTGCCACCGG GTCCACCGAAGGTTACACTATTTATGGTCGAGTGAAGATCCCCA GTGTGGGAACAAAAGATTATATTCTTCCAGGAAAAATTTCAAACGTCAAAGTCATACTCAATGGTGGTCAAAGAGTTACTTTTCTGAGGCCTGATGGATATTTCTCATT CCACAATGTTCCTGCAGGGACACATCTAATTGAAGTGGCTGCAATTGGCTATTTCTTTTCTCCG GTACGAGTTGATGTTAGTGCTAGACACCATGGCAAAATTCAGGCAGCACTGACAGAGAATAGGAGGGGACTTAGTGAGTTTGTCTTAGAGCCATTAAAGGATGAACAATATTACGAG GTTAGGGAGCCATTCTCTATTATGTCCATTGTGAAAAGTCCAATGGGTCTGATGGTTGGATTTATGCTAATTGTTGTCTTCCTCATGCCCAAATTGATGGAGAACATGG ATCCAGAAGAAATGAGGCGTGCACAAGAAGAAATGAGAAATCAAGGAGTTCCATCGTTAGCAAGCTTGTTACCTGGTGCCGCAAGAAGTAACTAG
- the LOC137820949 gene encoding uncharacterized transporter C405.03c isoform X1, protein MGWRYKAGLFLIGTVVVIWVTSAEVTQDIFTDYKQPFAVTYLGASLMVVYLPIAFIKDWFCNLLKSRSSKSGKNAECMDEFSVRINSPLKSNGVQTNFELELGSVIRKDSDLDLSTLSEVKPLVAKYNDNTNVLKVEKELTAKEIAAYGFYIAPIWFITEYLSNAALARTSVASTTVLSSTSGLFTLFIGAFMGQDSLNVAKVVAVLVSMAGVVMTTMGKTWAADESQLSDGNGKHSLVGDLFGILSAMSYGLFTVLLKKFSGEGERVDVQKLFGYIGLFTLVALWWLVWPLMALGIEPKFSIPHSAKLDEVVLANGFIGSVLSDYFWALCVVWTTPLVATLGMSLTIPLAMVADMVIHGRHYSAVYILGSAQVFAGFVIANLSDRLTKKLGL, encoded by the exons ATGGGTTGGAGATACAAGGCTGGCTTGTTCCTCATAGGAACTGTTGTTGTCATTTGGGTTACCTCCGCTGAAGTTACCCAG GATATTTTTACAGATTATAAGCAGCCATTTGCAGTGACATATCTTGGAGCTTCTCTTATGGTAGTTTACCTCCCAATAGCATTCATTAAGGACTGGTTCTGTAACTTGCTTAAATCCCGCTCCTCTAAAAGTGGTAAAAATGCAGAGTGCATGGATGAGTTTTCTGTCAGGATTAACTCTCCTCTCAAAAGCAATGGAGTGCAGACAAACTTTGAACTAGAACTGGGGAGTGTGATTCGCAAAGATAGTGATTTAGACCTTTCAACACTTTCAGAAGTAAAGCCATTGGTAGCTAAATATAATGACAATACTAATGTGCTAAAGGTGGAGAAAGAACTTACTGCGAAGGAAATTGCTGCTTATGGGTTTTACATTGCACCTATCTGGTTTATAACAGAG TATCTATCAAATGCTGCCCTTGCACGAACAAGTGTTGCAAGTACAACAGTATTATCATCAACTTCAGGACTTTTCACACTTTTCATTGGTGCATTTATGGGTCAAGACTCTTTAAATGTAGCAAAAGTAGTTGCTGTCTTAGTCAGCATGGCTGGGGTTGTTATGACAACAATGGGGAAAACCTGGGCTGCTGATGAATCGCAATTAAGTGATGG CAATGGAAAGCACTCTTTGGTTGGCGATCTTTTTGGAATTCTCTCAGCTATGTCATATGGCCTATTTACAG TTCTTCTCAAGAAATTTTCCGGAGAAGGAGAAAGAGTTGATGTGCAAAAGCTGTTTGGGTATATCGGATTGTTTACCCTAGTAGCACTGTGGTGGCTTG TCTGGCCATTGATGGCCTTAGGAATTGAACCCAAATTCAGCATTCCCCACTCTGCTAAACTGGACGAAGTGGTTCTTGCAAATGGATTTATTGGAAGCGTACTCTCAGACTACTTCTG GGCACTTTGCGTTGTATGGACTACTCCCCTGGTGGCCACTTTGGGGATGTCACTCACCATTCCTCTCGCTATGGTGGCTGACATGGTAATTCATGGTCGACATTACTCAGCTGTATACATTCTTGGCTCAGCTCAG GTATTTGCAGGCTTTGTTATAGCTAATCTTTCAGACCGGTTGACGAAGAAGTTGGGATTGTAG
- the LOC137821322 gene encoding cysteine--tRNA ligase, chloroplastic/mitochondrial isoform X2, with protein MHASISISTFFTGRYFKHLGFEVCYVRNFTDVDDKIIARAKELEEDPISLSRRYCEEFCRDMITLNCLPPSVEPKVSEHMPQIIDMIEKILNNGYAYIVDGDVYFHVEKFPEYGKLSSRDLEDNRAGERVAVDTRKKNPADFALWKSAKPGEPFWESPWGPGRPGWHIECSAMSAVYLGYSFDIHGGGIDLVFPHHENEIAQSCAACKKSDISIWMHNGFVTIDSVKMSKSLGNFFTIRQVIDIYHPLALRYFLMSAHYRSPVNYSNIQLESASDRIFYIYETLYECESFLNQHDQTIRKDSTPPDTLNIIDKFHDVFLTSMSDDLHTPVVLAGMSDPLKSINDLLHTRKGKKQKFRIESLAALEKSIGDVLTVLGLMPASYSEVLQQLKEKALKRANLTEEKVLQKIEERAAARIEKEYAKSDAIRKDLAILGITLMDSPNGTTWRPTIPLPLQELL; from the exons ATGCACGCGTCTATATCAATTTCGACCTTCTTTACAG GCAGATACTTTAAGCATTTGGGATTTGAAGTCTGTTATGTTCGCAATTTTACTGACGTTGATGACAAG ATAATTGCTAGAGCAAAAGAGTTAGAAGAAGATCCAATCAGTTTGAGCCGGCGCTATTGTGAAGAGTTCTGTCGAGACATGATAACTCTGAATTGTCTGCCTCCTTCTGTGGAACCAAAGGTCTCGGAGCACATGCCCCAAATCATTGATATGATTGAGAAG ATTCTTAATAATGGGTATGCCTACATTGTTGACGGGGATGTATACTTTCATGTAGAAAAATTTCCTGAATATGGGAAACTATCTAGTCGAGATCTAGAAGATAATCGTGCTGGTGAGAGGGTTGCAGTTGATACAAGGAAGAAAAATCCTGCTGATTTTGCTCTGTGGAAG TCTGCAAAGCCAGGGGAGCCATTTTGGGAAAGTCCCTGGGGCCCTGGAAGACCTGGGTGGCATATTGAATGCAGTGCCATGAGTGCAGTTTATCTTGGTTACTCTTTTGACATCCACGGTGGAGGAATTGATCTTGTGTTTCCTCACCATGAGAATGAAATTGCTCAGAGTTGTGCTGCATGTAAGAAAAGTGATATAAGCATATGGATGCACAATGGTTTTGTTACCATTGATTCTGTGAAGATGTCAAAATCTTTGGGAAATTTTTTCACAATACGTCAG GTTATAGACATTTACCATCCACTGGCTTTGAGATATTTTTTGATGAGTGCCCATTATCGATCTCCTGTTAATTACTCAAATATACAACTTGAAAGTGCTTCAGACcgtatcttttatatatatgag ACATTATACGAATGTGAAAGCTTCTTGAATCAGCACGATCAGACAATTAGAAAGGATTCCACCCCACCAGATACATTGAATATTATTGATAAGTTCCATGATGTTTTTCTGACCTCAATGTCGGATGATCTTCACACTCCAGTTGTATTGGCTGGAATGTCTGATCCCTTAAAGTCAATCAATGATTTGCTGCATACGCGTAAG gggaaaaaacaaaaatttcgAATAGAGTCACTTGCAGCTTTGGAGAAGAGCATCGGGGATGTCCTTACTGTTTTAGGACTAATGCCTGCAAGTTACTCTGAG GTTCTGCAGCAGCTTAAGGAAAAAGCTTTAAAGCGTGCAAACTTGACAGAAGAGAAAGTGTTGCAGAAAATTGAAGAACGGGCTGCTGCTAGAATAGAAAAGGAGTATGCTAAATCGGATGCAATTAGGAAGGATTTGGCTATTCTTGGTATTACTCTTATGGACAGTCCAAATGGCACAACTTGGAGGCCTACCATTCCTCTTCCACTTCAAGAGCTGCTCTAG